From a single Gimesia fumaroli genomic region:
- a CDS encoding tetratricopeptide repeat protein, with amino-acid sequence MSDSKITELFQQARKQIKERNIAEAVETYQRILSIKPAEKKAHAGIAAAYFQLKQYQDAISHFQDLARLSPADASPYINMGAIYNKMGEYKQALNELRKAVQKDKKSADAFYNMGIAHKGLNQLSMAVTAYKQAIVFDPDMVDAHFNLGNVYLEMKNHTQAHSSFTRSLEISPQFKKALNALKKLDIESTKEKENFNPFGRLVDETSLRKKDTSISTKQLSTEERQKDRVEIHQLCEEIKEVALSMVEDLKKGFTPNLLNLNRCISQGEKHYSELAEANESFLKTVKTLNDMRKLLRHRVLELRAHEELINSIGLD; translated from the coding sequence ATGAGTGACTCAAAAATCACGGAACTGTTCCAGCAGGCTCGTAAGCAAATTAAAGAACGCAATATTGCTGAAGCAGTTGAAACCTACCAGAGAATCCTTAGCATCAAACCTGCCGAAAAGAAAGCACACGCGGGAATCGCAGCTGCGTATTTTCAATTAAAGCAATACCAGGATGCAATCAGTCATTTCCAGGATCTGGCGCGATTATCTCCCGCAGATGCCTCTCCATATATCAACATGGGGGCGATCTACAACAAAATGGGAGAATATAAACAGGCACTCAATGAGTTGCGCAAGGCTGTTCAGAAAGATAAAAAATCGGCTGACGCGTTCTACAATATGGGAATTGCTCATAAAGGATTAAATCAGTTAAGCATGGCGGTCACTGCCTATAAACAGGCGATTGTTTTTGACCCGGATATGGTCGATGCCCACTTCAACCTGGGCAATGTCTATCTGGAAATGAAAAATCATACCCAGGCGCATTCCAGTTTTACAAGATCGCTTGAGATCTCTCCTCAATTTAAAAAAGCACTGAACGCACTCAAAAAACTGGACATTGAATCAACAAAAGAAAAAGAGAATTTCAATCCCTTTGGCCGGCTGGTTGATGAAACATCGTTGAGAAAAAAAGACACCTCAATTTCAACAAAACAATTATCCACTGAAGAACGTCAAAAGGACCGCGTGGAAATTCATCAGCTGTGTGAAGAGATCAAAGAAGTAGCACTTTCGATGGTCGAGGATTTGAAAAAAGGATTTACCCCAAATCTACTGAATCTGAATCGTTGTATCTCGCAAGGGGAAAAACACTATTCGGAACTGGCAGAAGCCAATGAGAGTTTTCTGAAGACTGTGAAAACTTTGAATGATATGCGAAAACTTCTCAGGCACAGAGTCCTTGAGCTGCGAGCGCACGAAGAGTTGATCAATTCTATTGGCCTAGATTGA
- a CDS encoding winged helix-turn-helix domain-containing protein, whose product MSAEIESHQVESIGIVAGIVWQYLSEHEPVTLSKLSREIEAPRDLVMQAVGWLGREGKIEFHQGSRSKLISLVNE is encoded by the coding sequence ATGTCAGCGGAAATTGAGTCGCATCAAGTCGAGAGCATTGGAATTGTCGCAGGAATTGTCTGGCAATATTTGAGCGAACATGAGCCTGTGACATTAAGTAAATTATCTCGTGAAATCGAAGCGCCTCGCGATCTAGTAATGCAAGCGGTTGGCTGGCTTGGCAGAGAAGGGAAAATTGAGTTTCACCAAGGGTCTCGAAGTAAACTGATATCACTTGTCAATGAATAA
- a CDS encoding excinuclease ABC subunit UvrA: protein MSDQPDNYIRIRGARTHNLKNIDVDIPHHQLTVITGVSGSGKSSLVFDTIHNEGQRRFLENLSPATRQLFSQMQPADVDQISGLPPTISVEQTQRGQSRRSTLATMTEIYDYFRLLYAQLGTVHCSQCDQPLHQQSAEQIVDLILALEDRKKVIVLSPVITAQKGDHTAVLNQITKEGFVRARIDGEIIDVTEAPNLKQTDAHSIDIVIDRIIVKEGIEARLKESVDLALKHGDGACIVSQESETGWSDRFLSTRLACGKCQLSFPDPEPRAFSFNSPYGACSHCQGLGVLEMPRESVQAQLCPACKGARINEYGRSVKLIEQSIDQVVNLSAPEALAWLNEWEKSELNSRNSKDQEIANQLLTPVRSRLEYLTEIGLNYIKLNRPAQTLSGGEHQRARLASFLGAETTGACYILDEPTAGLHANETEKLLQILRRLNQDGNTILVVEHDHDVIKASDYILDLGPQAGEQGGEVIVSGSYHEVIQDQRSFTSRALNTEYKFKSDTGSDQSEGCPELVLKGARLNNLKNLTLHVPLQKLVCVTGVSGCGKSSLILETLVPALKSALKRGESREVSRYDSLDGSEFLQQVKIIDQAPLGQSGRSNPATYCGVWDEIRKLFAKTKLSRMRGYTARRFSFNAKEGRCQNCQGQGYRRVDMQFLPPLYLPCETCKTMRFNQQTLAVKYRGNSVSDILQMSVDDAVEFFDQIPKLINILQVLKDLGLGYLALGQPSNMLSGGEAQRIKLAAELISNPTGMTLFVLDEPTRGLHQADIDRFLLVLEPLIQEGNSVLLIEHHPQVILNADWIIDLGPEGGQSGGYLLDEGTPQQIVSRKKGQTGQMLSDFISYSSHR, encoded by the coding sequence ATGTCAGATCAGCCAGACAATTATATCCGCATTCGTGGCGCTCGAACGCATAATCTGAAAAACATCGATGTCGATATTCCCCATCACCAGTTGACAGTAATTACGGGCGTCAGTGGAAGTGGTAAAAGCAGCCTCGTTTTTGACACAATTCACAATGAAGGTCAGAGGCGATTTCTTGAAAATCTTTCTCCCGCAACACGCCAGTTGTTCAGCCAAATGCAGCCCGCTGATGTCGACCAGATCAGTGGGCTGCCTCCCACAATCAGTGTTGAGCAAACACAAAGGGGTCAGTCCCGCCGCAGCACACTGGCAACAATGACAGAAATCTACGATTATTTCCGCCTGCTGTACGCACAACTGGGAACGGTCCATTGTTCTCAATGTGATCAGCCACTCCATCAACAATCAGCCGAACAAATTGTCGATCTGATACTTGCCTTAGAAGATCGGAAAAAAGTAATCGTTCTTTCTCCCGTAATCACGGCCCAAAAAGGGGATCATACCGCAGTATTAAATCAAATTACCAAAGAAGGCTTTGTTCGCGCCCGAATAGACGGCGAGATCATTGATGTCACCGAGGCTCCAAATCTCAAGCAAACTGACGCGCACAGCATTGACATCGTGATTGATCGCATCATCGTGAAAGAAGGTATTGAGGCCCGCTTAAAAGAATCGGTTGATTTAGCATTAAAGCATGGTGACGGAGCCTGTATTGTCAGCCAGGAATCGGAAACGGGCTGGTCTGACCGGTTCTTGAGTACCAGACTTGCCTGTGGGAAATGCCAGCTCAGTTTTCCTGATCCCGAGCCGCGTGCATTTAGTTTTAACAGTCCGTATGGTGCGTGTTCACACTGTCAGGGGCTCGGTGTGTTAGAAATGCCCAGGGAATCAGTGCAAGCACAGCTTTGCCCTGCATGCAAAGGGGCCCGAATCAATGAATATGGGCGTTCTGTTAAATTAATAGAACAATCCATTGATCAAGTGGTCAATCTAAGCGCCCCTGAAGCATTAGCGTGGTTGAATGAATGGGAAAAATCAGAATTGAATTCCCGGAACTCTAAAGACCAGGAAATTGCAAATCAACTTCTGACACCTGTTCGAAGTCGATTAGAATATCTTACGGAAATCGGACTGAACTATATCAAATTAAACCGTCCTGCGCAGACGCTGTCGGGAGGGGAACACCAACGAGCCAGACTCGCTTCATTTCTGGGGGCAGAGACAACGGGAGCTTGCTATATTCTGGATGAACCGACGGCGGGCCTGCATGCGAATGAAACAGAAAAACTACTCCAAATATTGCGTCGACTCAATCAGGATGGTAATACCATTCTTGTTGTTGAACACGATCATGATGTCATAAAAGCAAGTGACTATATACTTGATTTGGGGCCGCAGGCGGGAGAGCAGGGAGGGGAAGTGATTGTTTCCGGCTCTTATCATGAAGTCATTCAAGATCAGCGCTCATTTACCTCACGTGCCTTGAATACGGAATATAAATTCAAATCAGACACAGGTAGCGATCAATCTGAAGGATGCCCAGAGCTTGTTCTCAAAGGGGCCCGTCTCAACAATTTAAAGAATCTGACACTACACGTTCCATTGCAGAAGCTGGTTTGTGTGACTGGGGTGAGCGGATGTGGAAAAAGCTCTCTGATTCTTGAAACGCTGGTCCCTGCATTGAAATCTGCACTGAAGAGAGGAGAATCCAGAGAAGTATCGCGGTATGACTCTCTTGACGGAAGTGAATTTCTGCAACAAGTCAAAATTATTGATCAAGCACCATTAGGACAAAGTGGGCGTTCAAATCCGGCAACCTATTGTGGAGTTTGGGATGAAATCCGCAAACTGTTTGCGAAAACAAAATTATCGCGAATGCGTGGTTACACCGCCAGGCGTTTTAGTTTTAACGCGAAAGAGGGCCGCTGCCAGAATTGCCAGGGGCAGGGGTACCGTCGTGTGGACATGCAATTCCTACCACCACTCTATCTGCCCTGTGAAACATGCAAAACGATGCGATTTAATCAACAGACACTCGCCGTCAAATACCGCGGCAATTCGGTCAGCGACATTTTACAAATGTCTGTCGATGATGCCGTTGAGTTTTTTGATCAGATCCCTAAACTCATAAATATATTACAGGTACTTAAAGATCTGGGACTTGGTTACCTCGCGTTAGGTCAACCTTCCAACATGCTCTCCGGAGGTGAGGCACAAAGAATTAAACTTGCTGCAGAACTGATCTCAAACCCTACCGGGATGACTCTGTTCGTTCTGGATGAACCCACGAGAGGCCTACACCAAGCCGATATTGATCGCTTTCTATTGGTTTTAGAACCACTAATCCAGGAAGGCAATTCCGTACTGCTCATTGAGCATCACCCTCAGGTAATCCTTAACGCTGACTGGATCATTGATTTAGGGCCAGAGGGAGGGCAATCAGGAGGCTATCTTCTTGATGAAGGGACTCCGCAACAGATTGTTTCACGTAAAAAAGGGCAAACGGGCCAAATGCTGAGCGATTTCATTTCATATTCGAGCCACAGGTAA
- a CDS encoding DOMON domain-containing protein produces the protein MSIVPHSFYFRHSISVPEISTIPCKRGQLLKLPESALIPDLTFKSKSDHWGKFRIGWNNNGLGISLEVKQKKHPTTDAENVQIWIDTRDTKTIHRANRYCHLFRFQPVISSKGEPKPDCTQLTINRAQADAPQSDLSKIKLWSKIKSTGYALEAWIPASELTGFDPSSYPQMGFYYTIFDSELGEQFMMVDHEFPIGQDPSLWATMRFES, from the coding sequence ATGTCGATTGTCCCGCATTCATTTTACTTCCGACACTCGATTTCTGTACCAGAAATCAGCACAATTCCCTGCAAACGTGGGCAATTGTTGAAACTTCCCGAGTCGGCTCTCATCCCTGATTTAACATTCAAGTCAAAATCAGATCACTGGGGAAAATTCCGAATCGGCTGGAATAATAATGGTCTGGGAATCAGTCTGGAAGTCAAGCAAAAGAAGCACCCAACGACAGATGCCGAAAATGTTCAAATCTGGATTGATACGCGGGATACGAAAACGATCCATCGTGCGAATCGCTACTGCCACTTATTCCGGTTCCAGCCTGTCATAAGCTCAAAGGGTGAGCCAAAGCCCGACTGTACGCAACTCACAATTAATCGGGCACAAGCAGATGCGCCCCAGTCTGATCTTTCCAAGATAAAACTCTGGTCTAAGATAAAATCAACTGGATATGCACTGGAAGCCTGGATTCCCGCAAGCGAACTGACAGGCTTTGATCCAAGTTCCTATCCACAGATGGGATTTTACTACACCATTTTCGATTCAGAATTAGGAGAACAATTCATGATGGTAGATCATGAATTTCCCATCGGACAAGATCCCAGCTTATGGGCTACAATGCGATTTGAATCCTGA
- the leuB gene encoding 3-isopropylmalate dehydrogenase, translated as MEARITLLPGDGIGPEIVAEAKRVLDTVADKFGHQFETPSCPMGGNAIDEFGDPLPPQTLETCKESQAILLGAVGGPKWDDPSAKTRPEAGLLKIRKELGLFANLRPIKPYSELLDASPLKREIIEGTDILFFRELTGGIYFGDSGRMEHPDGEKAFSVMTYTTSEIARIVRLAAESARNRGGKLTSVDKANVLEVSRLWRQVAEDVVKNEFPDIEYEVVLVDAMAMHLISRPSEFDVVVTGNMFGDILTDEGSMLPGSLGLLPSASLGESGPGLYEPIHGSAPDIAGKGIANPLATILATAMLLRHSLSLESEAAAVEAAVASVLAAGHRTADIAAGGDSISTSEMGNLVIQELLA; from the coding sequence GTGGAAGCTCGGATTACATTATTACCCGGCGATGGGATCGGTCCCGAAATCGTAGCAGAAGCAAAACGGGTTTTGGATACAGTTGCAGACAAATTCGGTCACCAGTTCGAAACCCCATCCTGTCCGATGGGAGGAAATGCCATTGATGAATTTGGCGATCCTCTTCCACCTCAAACATTAGAAACCTGTAAAGAATCCCAGGCGATTCTCTTAGGAGCCGTCGGGGGGCCGAAATGGGATGATCCCTCAGCTAAGACGCGTCCCGAAGCAGGTTTACTCAAAATTCGAAAAGAATTGGGGCTGTTTGCAAACTTACGGCCTATCAAACCATATTCGGAATTACTGGATGCCTCGCCTTTAAAACGCGAGATCATTGAAGGCACCGATATTCTCTTCTTCAGGGAACTCACAGGCGGCATCTATTTTGGCGATTCCGGACGAATGGAACACCCGGATGGCGAAAAAGCATTCAGCGTGATGACTTATACGACTTCCGAAATCGCACGCATTGTACGTCTGGCGGCTGAGTCTGCTCGCAACCGAGGTGGTAAATTGACTTCGGTCGACAAGGCAAATGTACTGGAAGTATCACGGCTCTGGCGCCAAGTAGCCGAGGATGTCGTCAAAAATGAATTCCCGGACATTGAATATGAGGTTGTGCTGGTTGATGCTATGGCCATGCATTTGATCTCCCGCCCTTCTGAATTTGATGTTGTTGTTACTGGAAACATGTTTGGAGACATTCTGACCGATGAAGGGTCAATGCTGCCTGGATCATTGGGATTGCTTCCTTCTGCCTCATTAGGCGAATCCGGGCCTGGTCTTTACGAACCCATTCATGGATCGGCTCCCGATATTGCTGGAAAAGGAATTGCGAATCCACTGGCTACGATTTTAGCAACGGCCATGTTGCTGCGACATTCTTTGTCGCTGGAATCAGAAGCAGCGGCTGTCGAAGCAGCGGTGGCAAGTGTTCTGGCTGCAGGACATAGAACGGCAGATATCGCCGCTGGTGGTGACAGCATTTCCACGAGTGAAATGGGAAATCTGGTGATTCAGGAACTTTTAGCCTGA
- a CDS encoding hydroxypyruvate isomerase family protein, whose translation MKSEISRRALLQNSGVAAATALGLGIKPSLAGESKADSLQPLKGNINQSVVHWCFKKYWDIEKTAQVASQLGMKSVELTPAENWKTLKKHGLTCAIASSHGFKVGFNNPENWDQCIEILRKRIDECAAGGVNNVITFTGMRDGISDEEGAKNCVAGLKKIIGYAEKNKVNLCLEMLNSRDDSHPMKGHPGYQGDHTEYCIDIIKQVGSNRMKLLFDIYHVQIMDGDVIRRLKQHKDYIGHVHTAGNPGRGELDDKQEINYPAIMLALQEIGYQGFVGQEFIPTRDPYQGLKQAVELCDV comes from the coding sequence ATGAAATCAGAAATCAGCCGAAGAGCCCTCTTGCAAAACTCGGGAGTGGCCGCTGCCACCGCATTGGGGCTGGGAATCAAACCATCTCTTGCGGGCGAGAGTAAAGCAGATTCCCTTCAACCTCTCAAAGGCAATATCAACCAATCAGTCGTTCACTGGTGCTTTAAGAAGTATTGGGACATTGAAAAAACAGCGCAAGTTGCCAGTCAACTGGGAATGAAGAGCGTCGAACTGACTCCTGCCGAAAACTGGAAGACCCTCAAAAAACATGGATTAACGTGCGCGATTGCTTCCAGCCACGGCTTTAAGGTTGGATTCAACAATCCTGAGAACTGGGATCAGTGCATTGAAATCCTGAGAAAACGAATTGATGAATGTGCGGCAGGAGGCGTCAATAATGTAATCACATTTACGGGAATGCGTGATGGCATCAGTGATGAAGAGGGAGCCAAAAACTGTGTTGCCGGCCTCAAAAAGATTATTGGTTACGCGGAGAAGAATAAAGTCAATCTCTGTCTGGAAATGTTGAATTCCCGCGACGACAGCCACCCGATGAAAGGACATCCTGGTTATCAGGGAGACCATACCGAATATTGTATTGATATTATCAAGCAGGTTGGTTCGAATCGAATGAAACTCCTGTTTGACATTTATCATGTTCAAATTATGGATGGCGATGTGATTCGACGTCTCAAACAGCACAAGGACTATATCGGCCATGTTCACACCGCCGGTAATCCGGGACGAGGAGAATTAGACGATAAACAGGAAATCAATTATCCTGCAATCATGCTGGCCTTACAGGAAATAGGTTACCAGGGATTTGTTGGCCAGGAATTTATCCCAACACGGGATCCCTACCAGGGACTGAAGCAAGCCGTTGAACTCTGTGATGTCTAA
- a CDS encoding ABC transporter permease yields the protein MFQGTFALFNRALSVDFRLTRSHLFRFLFAVMILFCLISSHLSSRVIGAAGLVLFTQIIYLNFVFILMAGVSFFATAITEEKEEQTIGLLLMAGVNPISLLLGKSLPRLVSALLLLSVQFPFTLLAITLGGVTFTQVVAAYLALAVFLFCLSNLGLLSSVVCARSRSASTLVVISLVAYFWGVPLSKWGLTGMVQANWIADGTLAVKTTNRVLDWLAQSSVLKQVTMILSSGFSESPWGMQFWSNLIVGLLLFLLACLLFTRFALTEISTSPGRGMITKKKSTLFSPGRAWINALMWKDFFFVNGGYGMSVIKFICYGIALVGLCSFIQYTSRSYSYQEIGLTVFWTMLIVLLIETSLISARVFHVEVQWNTLVSTAMLPQSMASIAYSKVYGCLLSLVPALIYLFIGSALGLREMVYDINLILSEPSFWMMCVEVLFFWHLTALLSTYIKWGALPLAFVLMWVGNMMFFFSISVLSLGVGGRTAGIMEGFSILFTLAMAVGIIISHFLIKERLVYLASR from the coding sequence ATGTTTCAAGGCACGTTTGCTCTATTTAATCGCGCTTTGAGTGTCGACTTTCGGCTGACGAGATCGCACTTGTTTCGCTTTTTATTCGCGGTCATGATTCTGTTTTGCTTGATCTCATCCCATCTGTCCAGTCGCGTCATTGGTGCTGCGGGCCTGGTGTTATTTACACAAATCATCTATCTCAATTTTGTCTTTATATTAATGGCCGGAGTTAGCTTTTTTGCCACAGCGATTACAGAAGAAAAGGAAGAACAGACGATCGGCTTGCTCTTAATGGCTGGTGTGAATCCGATTTCTCTGTTATTGGGAAAATCATTACCCCGGTTAGTCTCTGCGCTGTTATTGTTGTCGGTTCAGTTCCCATTTACTCTGCTCGCCATTACTCTTGGTGGAGTAACTTTTACACAAGTCGTCGCCGCTTATTTAGCGCTAGCCGTATTCTTGTTCTGTCTTTCAAACCTGGGACTACTCAGTTCTGTCGTTTGTGCTCGATCTCGTTCTGCTTCAACTCTTGTAGTGATTTCTCTGGTAGCGTATTTCTGGGGTGTTCCTCTTTCCAAATGGGGGCTCACTGGAATGGTTCAAGCGAATTGGATTGCGGATGGAACCCTGGCTGTCAAAACAACGAATCGCGTGCTGGACTGGCTTGCTCAATCGTCTGTTTTAAAACAGGTGACTATGATCCTCAGTTCTGGTTTCAGCGAGTCTCCCTGGGGAATGCAGTTCTGGAGCAATCTGATCGTCGGACTGCTTCTGTTTCTTTTGGCATGCCTGCTGTTTACTCGCTTCGCTTTGACTGAGATCTCTACCAGCCCCGGACGAGGAATGATTACAAAAAAGAAAAGCACATTATTTTCACCAGGTCGTGCCTGGATCAATGCATTAATGTGGAAAGATTTCTTTTTCGTCAATGGCGGCTATGGAATGTCTGTGATTAAATTCATTTGTTATGGCATTGCCTTAGTTGGACTATGTTCTTTTATTCAATATACGTCACGCAGTTATTCTTACCAGGAGATTGGTCTGACTGTATTTTGGACCATGTTGATTGTGCTTTTAATTGAAACCAGTCTGATATCAGCACGCGTTTTTCATGTGGAAGTCCAGTGGAATACACTGGTTTCAACAGCAATGCTACCACAGTCGATGGCGAGCATCGCGTATTCAAAAGTGTATGGATGCCTGTTGAGTCTGGTTCCCGCTTTGATTTATCTGTTTATCGGGAGTGCCCTGGGCCTTCGAGAAATGGTGTACGATATTAACTTGATCCTGTCTGAACCTTCGTTCTGGATGATGTGTGTCGAGGTCTTGTTTTTCTGGCACTTAACGGCATTGCTCTCAACTTATATTAAGTGGGGCGCTTTGCCCCTGGCTTTTGTTTTAATGTGGGTCGGTAATATGATGTTCTTTTTTTCAATCAGCGTGCTTTCTCTCGGTGTCGGAGGCAGGACAGCCGGCATTATGGAAGGTTTTAGTATCTTATTTACACTGGCTATGGCAGTCGGTATTATTATTTCACACTTCCTGATTAAGGAACGTTTAGTTTATCTGGCATCACGTTAA
- a CDS encoding ABC transporter ATP-binding protein, translating to MTEPIFEQPVIDIQNVSHSFKGHRALQGISFQVQPQSLHGFVGPNGAGKTTTLKIICTLLRPQGGKVEVFGNDVRSAVKDIRKRIGFMPDHFSTYRQMTVFEYLDFFGAAYGLGVEQRDQVINDVLTLTDMDGRKDSLISGLSRGMQQRVSLARVLVNDPDLLLLDEPASGLDPRARIELMEILQELKRMGKTIFISSHILSELAELCDSVTIIDRGLIKYSGSMDGLLTHEQEHPSYKVTLESEVNELLVESLVNEPGILSVRMTDKPRELLISFDATLTSTGNLLSKIIELDGSIESFQRDKKHLNQAFLDLTEQGVR from the coding sequence ATGACTGAACCAATTTTTGAACAACCTGTTATTGATATTCAAAATGTTTCTCATTCCTTTAAAGGACATCGGGCGCTTCAGGGGATCAGCTTCCAGGTCCAGCCTCAATCCTTACATGGGTTTGTGGGGCCCAATGGTGCCGGGAAAACAACGACACTAAAAATCATCTGTACGTTATTACGACCTCAGGGCGGCAAAGTGGAAGTATTTGGAAATGATGTCCGATCTGCGGTCAAAGATATTCGTAAACGCATTGGTTTTATGCCAGACCATTTTAGTACCTACAGACAAATGACGGTATTTGAGTATCTTGATTTCTTTGGAGCCGCCTATGGTCTGGGAGTCGAACAGCGCGATCAGGTCATCAATGATGTGTTGACATTAACCGATATGGATGGACGTAAAGATTCGCTCATCAGTGGTCTTTCCAGAGGAATGCAGCAACGAGTCAGTTTAGCGCGCGTTTTAGTAAACGATCCAGATTTGTTACTGCTGGATGAACCAGCGTCCGGGCTTGACCCGCGTGCACGAATCGAATTGATGGAAATTCTCCAAGAGCTGAAACGCATGGGGAAAACCATTTTTATCAGTTCCCATATTTTGAGTGAGTTAGCAGAACTATGTGACAGCGTCACGATTATTGATCGCGGGCTAATCAAATATAGTGGTTCCATGGATGGCCTCTTGACTCACGAACAGGAGCATCCCAGCTATAAGGTAACCTTAGAATCTGAAGTGAACGAATTGCTTGTGGAATCACTTGTCAATGAGCCGGGAATTTTGTCCGTCAGAATGACTGACAAACCGCGAGAGTTATTGATTTCATTTGATGCAACATTAACGTCCACCGGAAATCTCTTGTCGAAGATTATTGAACTTGATGGCTCGATCGAATCTTTCCAAAGAGATAAAAAGCACTTGAATCAGGCATTTTTAGATTTAACAGAGCAGGGAGTTCGTTAA